The following coding sequences are from one Ramlibacter henchirensis window:
- a CDS encoding AMP-binding protein, with translation MDRFWLRSYPQGVPHDIDPRQYRSLTQLLEESFRKNASRPFSVCMEQWMTYGQVDELSAALGAWLQAQGLEPGARVALMLPNIPQFAVTMAAILRAGYTCVNVNPLYTARELEHQLKDSGAAVIVILENFAHTLAEVVNRTRVQHVVLTSMGDLLGAWYGRWITFAVRHLAKMVPTYKLPLVGGRKVTPFGRAVAQGHSMQLRATAQSLDSVAFLQYTGGTTGLSKGAVLTHGNVVAAILQAEAWFTPALGKVGDVSRSNCIAALPLYHIFALTLCLLAIRWGAHLTLIPNPRDIPRFVETLKRRPFHLLPAVNTLFNALLQHPQFKAVDFSQLCVTQAGGMAASEGTARAWQKATGCPMVEGWGMSETCAIGTNNPVMSQEFSGTIGLPLPSIDVAIKDDEGRSLPQGEPGEICIKGPNVMRGYYQQPEETEKAFTADGFMRTGDIGLMDDRGYTRIIDRKKDMILVSGFNVFPNELENVISMCPGVVECAVIGVADEKQGEAIKVFVVKNDPILTEEDVAKYCRQNLTGYKVPKYIEFRDDLPKTNVGKILRRELRNAK, from the coding sequence ATGGACAGATTCTGGCTGCGCAGCTACCCCCAGGGGGTGCCTCACGACATCGATCCCAGGCAGTACCGTTCGCTGACGCAGTTGCTGGAAGAGTCCTTCCGCAAGAACGCTTCGCGGCCGTTTTCCGTCTGCATGGAGCAGTGGATGACGTACGGGCAAGTCGACGAACTCTCCGCCGCTCTTGGCGCCTGGTTGCAGGCGCAGGGATTGGAACCCGGAGCCCGCGTCGCCCTGATGCTGCCGAACATTCCGCAGTTCGCGGTCACCATGGCGGCAATCCTTCGGGCAGGCTACACCTGCGTCAACGTCAACCCGCTGTACACGGCTCGCGAGCTGGAGCACCAGCTGAAGGACTCGGGCGCCGCGGTGATCGTCATCCTCGAAAACTTCGCGCACACGCTGGCCGAAGTGGTCAATCGCACGCGCGTGCAGCATGTCGTGCTGACGTCGATGGGCGACCTGCTCGGCGCGTGGTACGGGCGCTGGATCACTTTTGCCGTGCGCCACCTGGCCAAGATGGTCCCGACGTACAAGCTGCCCTTGGTGGGAGGGCGCAAGGTCACGCCGTTCGGCCGGGCGGTGGCGCAGGGCCATTCGATGCAGCTGCGGGCCACGGCCCAGAGCCTGGATTCGGTTGCTTTCCTGCAGTACACCGGCGGCACGACGGGATTGTCGAAGGGCGCGGTGCTGACGCATGGAAATGTGGTGGCGGCGATCCTGCAGGCGGAAGCCTGGTTCACGCCGGCGCTGGGGAAGGTCGGCGATGTGAGCCGCAGCAACTGCATCGCGGCGCTGCCGCTGTACCACATCTTCGCGCTGACGCTCTGCCTGCTTGCGATCCGCTGGGGCGCTCACTTGACGCTGATTCCCAATCCGCGTGACATCCCGAGGTTTGTCGAGACGTTGAAGCGACGGCCCTTCCACCTGTTGCCGGCGGTGAACACGCTTTTCAATGCGCTGCTGCAACACCCGCAGTTCAAGGCCGTCGATTTCTCGCAGCTGTGCGTGACACAGGCGGGCGGGATGGCGGCTTCCGAAGGGACGGCGCGCGCGTGGCAGAAGGCGACCGGCTGCCCGATGGTGGAAGGCTGGGGCATGAGCGAAACCTGCGCGATCGGCACCAACAACCCCGTGATGAGCCAGGAGTTCTCCGGGACGATCGGCCTACCGTTGCCGAGCATCGACGTCGCAATCAAGGATGACGAAGGCCGCAGCCTGCCTCAAGGCGAACCTGGGGAGATCTGCATCAAAGGGCCGAATGTCATGCGCGGCTACTACCAGCAGCCCGAAGAGACGGAGAAGGCGTTCACTGCAGACGGGTTCATGCGTACCGGCGACATCGGGCTCATGGACGACCGCGGCTACACCAGGATCATTGACCGCAAGAAAGACATGATCCTGGTCAGCGGCTTCAACGTATTTCCCAACGAACTGGAGAACGTCATCTCGATGTGCCCCGGCGTCGTGGAATGCGCGGTCATCGGCGTGGCCGATGAAAAGCAGGGCGAGGCGATCAAAGTCTTCGTGGTGAAGAACGACCCGATCTTGACCGAGGAAGATGTGGCCAAGTACTGCCGGCAAAATCTGACCGGCTACAAAGTGCCTAAATACATCGAATTCCGCGACGACTTGCCAAAGACGAACGTCGGCAAGATCCTCAGGCGTGAGTTGCGGAACGCGAAATAG
- a CDS encoding FFLEELY motif protein gives MEAARTIRDAVAAVTRLRQSAADDAELRAALLEVKRLQSRRFSGTYADLLAGGTYATAARFFLNELYGDKDYARRDEQFARIAGAIERLFPSHVAGTAAALAQLHALTEDLDVQMARLWRMEVGAHDVARRYALAWRELGRREEREQQLQCVIALGHELARLTRTPGLRTMLRVMRGPASAAGLADLQGFLEDGFDTFSGMSRRRGAVEHFLQTVQERERRLFSLLYGEDLVASETELARILGQAP, from the coding sequence ATGGAAGCCGCCCGCACCATCCGCGACGCCGTCGCGGCCGTCACCCGGCTGCGGCAAAGCGCCGCCGATGACGCGGAATTGCGAGCGGCGCTGCTCGAGGTCAAGCGGCTGCAATCCCGCCGGTTCTCCGGCACTTACGCCGACCTGCTCGCCGGCGGTACCTATGCGACGGCGGCGCGGTTCTTCCTGAACGAGCTGTACGGCGACAAGGACTACGCCCGGCGCGACGAGCAGTTCGCGCGCATCGCGGGGGCCATCGAGAGGCTGTTCCCTTCGCACGTGGCCGGCACCGCGGCCGCGCTGGCGCAGCTGCATGCCCTGACGGAAGACCTGGACGTGCAGATGGCGCGCTTGTGGCGAATGGAAGTCGGCGCTCACGACGTGGCGCGGCGATATGCGCTGGCCTGGCGCGAGCTTGGGCGGCGCGAGGAGCGGGAGCAGCAGCTGCAGTGCGTGATCGCGCTGGGCCACGAGCTGGCGCGGCTGACCCGCACGCCCGGCCTTCGCACGATGCTGCGCGTCATGCGCGGTCCGGCATCCGCAGCGGGGCTGGCGGACCTGCAGGGATTCCTGGAGGACGGCTTCGACACTTTCTCGGGCATGTCGCGGCGGCGCGGTGCGGTCGAGCACTTCCTGCAGACGGTGCAGGAACGGGAGCGGCGGCTCTTCTCGCTGCTCTATGGAGAGGATCTTGTCGCTTCTGAGACCGAGCTGGCGCGCATCCTAGGACAAGCCCCCTAG
- a CDS encoding esterase/lipase family protein: MSPASRLARLQRWVPTGLLAASIASLVLLWPQSPLLACVIALMVALAHAWVLGLEFILLRVASRGDPTPAPSPRQLAAAWGREVILDMVVFGWRQPFDWNRVPDQLQAAPGKVGIVFIHGFVCNRGFWTPWMRQARDRGHAFAAVNLEPVFCSIDEYCATIDRAVDAVTRATGRPPLLVSHSMGGLAARAWLRHCGGRARAAHVVTIATPHGGTWLARFSRLPPGRDMRIGCDWISALPGTEPDATRLFTCWYSNCDNVVFPPTTATLPGADNRLFEGAAHVDLAFRPAVIDHTFALAGRL, translated from the coding sequence ATGTCCCCCGCTTCCAGACTCGCCCGCCTGCAGCGGTGGGTGCCCACCGGGCTCCTGGCGGCCTCGATCGCCAGCCTGGTCCTGCTGTGGCCGCAGTCGCCACTCCTGGCCTGCGTCATCGCGCTGATGGTCGCCCTCGCACACGCCTGGGTCCTGGGGCTTGAGTTCATCCTGCTGCGCGTCGCGAGCCGAGGCGACCCCACGCCGGCGCCGAGCCCCCGCCAGCTGGCTGCCGCGTGGGGGCGTGAGGTGATCCTTGACATGGTGGTGTTCGGTTGGCGCCAGCCTTTTGACTGGAACCGCGTGCCGGACCAGTTGCAGGCCGCACCCGGCAAGGTCGGGATCGTCTTCATCCACGGCTTTGTCTGCAACCGGGGCTTCTGGACGCCCTGGATGCGGCAGGCGCGCGACCGAGGGCATGCCTTTGCCGCGGTGAACCTGGAGCCGGTGTTCTGCTCGATCGACGAGTACTGCGCCACCATCGACCGCGCGGTCGACGCCGTGACCCGCGCGACGGGGCGCCCGCCCTTGCTCGTGAGTCACAGCATGGGTGGGCTGGCCGCGCGCGCCTGGCTGCGTCATTGCGGCGGGCGGGCACGCGCTGCCCATGTGGTCACCATTGCAACGCCGCACGGCGGCACCTGGCTGGCGCGTTTCAGCCGCCTGCCGCCCGGCCGCGACATGCGGATCGGCTGCGACTGGATCAGCGCCCTGCCCGGAACAGAGCCCGACGCGACCCGCCTGTTCACCTGCTGGTACTCCAACTGCGACAACGTCGTGTTCCCGCCGACCACCGCGACGCTGCCGGGCGCCGACAACCGGCTGTTCGAAGGCGCCGCCCACGTGGACCTGGCGTTCCGGCCGGCTGTGATCGATCACACGTTCGCCCTCGCGGGCCGCCTGTAA
- a CDS encoding response regulator, producing MALIVVMEDEAFTRNLLTSVLKKDGHEVLSAEDGAKGLLLVESRRPDLVISDVQMPNLNGFDMVASLRRHADPDVARTPVVLLTSLPERAHMRIGMTTGADDYLIKPVRPGELLEAVSAQLNKRAMHANMQNLAVDKAVQAALEEQRHYLSKLYEQRLANELSARWPTESGGAADERFPCATVLFVDVPSYSGVAERLSPAELAELVRRFYGSANDSAHLFGARHIQFVGEGVLAVFVDATDTRTVNHGLRALRAAIGLAEATRGIQQYLATTYPDRKLPRFEAHVALHAGPVTLTVVQDPLHSPVPQTLPVGEAVSATMLLQHQGRSLGWPVVASVAALRQLTGAVTVGRRSLVKLPGRSEPLDVAEITGLAH from the coding sequence ATGGCCCTGATCGTCGTGATGGAGGACGAAGCCTTCACACGGAACCTGCTGACTTCCGTTCTGAAGAAGGATGGGCACGAGGTGCTCTCCGCCGAGGACGGCGCCAAGGGCCTGCTGCTGGTCGAGTCGCGCCGCCCCGACCTGGTCATCAGCGACGTGCAGATGCCGAACCTGAACGGCTTCGACATGGTGGCCTCGCTTCGCCGCCACGCCGACCCCGACGTCGCCCGCACGCCGGTCGTCCTGCTCACCTCGCTGCCCGAGCGCGCTCACATGCGCATCGGCATGACGACAGGCGCCGACGACTACCTCATAAAACCGGTGCGGCCGGGTGAGCTGCTCGAGGCGGTCTCGGCGCAGCTGAACAAGCGGGCCATGCACGCGAACATGCAGAACCTTGCGGTCGACAAGGCTGTGCAGGCTGCGCTGGAGGAACAGCGGCACTACCTGTCCAAGCTGTACGAACAGCGCCTGGCCAACGAGCTCAGCGCCCGCTGGCCCACTGAAAGCGGCGGCGCGGCGGATGAGCGCTTCCCCTGCGCCACGGTGCTGTTCGTCGACGTTCCCAGCTACTCGGGCGTCGCGGAGCGGCTCAGTCCCGCCGAACTTGCCGAGCTCGTGCGGCGGTTCTACGGCAGCGCGAACGACTCGGCCCACCTGTTCGGCGCTCGCCACATCCAGTTCGTGGGCGAGGGCGTGCTGGCCGTCTTCGTCGACGCCACGGACACCCGGACGGTCAACCATGGCCTGCGCGCGCTGCGCGCCGCCATCGGCTTGGCCGAGGCCACGCGCGGCATCCAGCAGTACCTCGCGACCACCTATCCCGACCGGAAGCTGCCGCGGTTCGAGGCCCATGTCGCACTGCACGCGGGCCCGGTGACTCTCACGGTCGTCCAGGACCCGCTGCATTCGCCCGTGCCGCAGACGCTTCCGGTCGGCGAGGCCGTAAGCGCCACGATGCTGCTTCAGCACCAGGGCCGTTCGCTGGGATGGCCGGTCGTGGCCAGCGTGGCCGCGCTGCGACAACTGACGGGAGCGGTCACTGTCGGCCGCCGCTCGCTGGTGAAGCTTCCCGGCCGCAGCGAACCGCTCGACGTCGCCGAAATCACCGGCCTCGCGCACTAG
- a CDS encoding helix-turn-helix transcriptional regulator, with the protein MQGTITPRASRGAAGHPATAPQLELVLDELAYGVAVTTGAGELVHANHAARQELNRNRALWLQNGRLRVQSPQDQQTLQGALAKAAAGRRSLITLGGAESQRLSLAVVPMRRPQEGAPAHAALMFSRPSVCGSLMLCFFARSHSLTSAEENVLGILCQGYSAPEIARHLQVAVSTVRSHVRSLCAKTRSSGVRELVNRVAMLPPVAPAPLLHEPMH; encoded by the coding sequence ATGCAAGGGACGATCACACCAAGAGCGAGCCGCGGCGCTGCCGGGCACCCGGCCACTGCGCCGCAGCTGGAATTGGTACTGGACGAACTCGCCTACGGAGTCGCGGTCACCACGGGGGCAGGCGAGCTGGTGCACGCCAACCACGCCGCGCGGCAGGAGCTCAATCGCAATCGCGCGCTGTGGCTGCAGAACGGCCGGCTTCGGGTTCAGTCCCCGCAGGACCAGCAGACGCTTCAGGGCGCGCTCGCCAAGGCCGCAGCGGGCCGGCGCAGCCTGATCACGCTGGGTGGCGCCGAGTCGCAGCGCCTCAGCCTGGCGGTGGTGCCGATGCGCCGGCCGCAGGAGGGCGCACCGGCGCACGCTGCGCTGATGTTCTCCCGCCCGTCGGTATGCGGCTCCCTGATGCTCTGTTTCTTCGCGCGCAGCCACTCGCTCACGTCGGCCGAGGAGAACGTGCTTGGCATCCTCTGCCAGGGCTATTCGGCGCCCGAGATCGCGCGCCACCTGCAGGTGGCGGTCTCCACCGTGCGCAGCCACGTCCGGAGCCTGTGCGCCAAGACGCGCTCGAGCGGCGTGCGCGAACTGGTCAATCGCGTGGCGATGCTGCCGCCGGTCGCGCCCGCGCCGCTGCTGCACGAACCGATGCATTGA
- a CDS encoding Crp/Fnr family transcriptional regulator has translation MTTSDAAHDRLFSSLSPTVRAFASRGVPRSYPRNTVIVHEGEMGDTTFVLLQGCVKVYSTDVDGREITYDIVHAGDYFAEMWLDGGPRSASVITLEPCLCAVVSRAEMIQHLEQSPEFTRHLLARMIGRVRAATAKARQLALNNVYERVVSVLEGGHGPAGSGAPIVLSALTHQAIASRVGSSREMVSRILKELERGGYVELGLRRIVLKRKLPARW, from the coding sequence ATGACCACGTCCGACGCGGCGCACGACCGTCTTTTCTCCTCGCTCAGTCCCACCGTGCGCGCCTTCGCCTCACGCGGCGTGCCGCGCAGCTATCCCAGGAACACGGTGATCGTGCACGAGGGCGAGATGGGCGACACCACCTTCGTGCTGCTGCAGGGCTGCGTGAAGGTCTACTCGACCGACGTCGATGGCCGCGAGATCACCTACGACATCGTCCATGCCGGCGACTACTTCGCCGAGATGTGGCTCGATGGCGGGCCGCGCTCCGCGTCCGTGATCACCCTCGAGCCCTGCTTGTGCGCCGTGGTCAGCCGCGCCGAGATGATCCAGCACCTGGAGCAGTCACCCGAATTCACGCGCCACCTGCTGGCCCGCATGATCGGGCGCGTTCGCGCGGCGACCGCGAAGGCGCGCCAGCTGGCGCTGAACAACGTCTACGAACGCGTGGTGAGCGTGCTGGAAGGCGGCCACGGACCTGCCGGCTCCGGCGCACCCATCGTGCTTTCCGCGCTCACGCACCAGGCGATCGCGAGCCGCGTCGGCTCCTCGCGGGAGATGGTCAGCCGGATCCTGAAGGAGCTGGAGCGAGGCGGCTACGTCGAACTGGGACTGCGCCGCATCGTCCTCAAGCGCAAGCTGCCGGCCCGCTGGTGA
- a CDS encoding adenylate/guanylate cyclase domain-containing protein — protein sequence MQSPPPYSPSRSTRRTRIIMVLDVVESVRLMERDEPGFIRRWQRFVREARDAMQAFSGRIHKSTGDGLMLEFANAEDAIAAAFVLLRISDAGNQGCGEEDRIRLRIAAHVARFVADEYDIYGRGVNLTSRLLGIAKPGEVCITAALRELLEENARRQLEDSGTHQLRHVREPVQVYRVQPVPVTSGPAACA from the coding sequence ATGCAATCTCCCCCGCCCTATTCCCCGTCCCGCTCCACTCGGCGCACTCGCATCATCATGGTGCTGGACGTCGTGGAGTCGGTGCGTCTGATGGAGCGGGACGAACCGGGTTTCATCCGCCGCTGGCAGCGCTTCGTGCGCGAGGCGCGGGACGCGATGCAGGCTTTCAGTGGCCGCATCCACAAGAGCACGGGCGACGGCCTGATGCTGGAGTTCGCCAATGCGGAGGACGCGATCGCGGCCGCCTTCGTGCTGCTGCGCATCAGCGATGCGGGCAACCAGGGCTGCGGCGAGGAGGACCGGATCCGCTTGCGCATCGCCGCCCACGTGGCGCGCTTCGTCGCCGACGAATACGACATCTACGGCCGGGGCGTGAACCTCACCAGCCGGCTCCTGGGGATCGCCAAGCCCGGCGAGGTCTGCATCACCGCGGCGCTGCGCGAGCTGCTCGAAGAGAACGCCCGGCGCCAGCTGGAGGACAGCGGCACCCACCAGCTGCGCCACGTGCGAGAGCCGGTGCAGGTGTACCGCGTGCAGCCGGTGCCCGTCACCAGCGGGCCGGCAGCTTGCGCTTGA
- the hppD gene encoding 4-hydroxyphenylpyruvate dioxygenase codes for MDAAPAARTFAAWDNPMGTDGFEFIEYAAPDPKAMGALFERMGFRPIARHRHKDVVLYRQGGINFIVNAEPDSFAQRFARLHGPSICAIAFRVRDAKAAYERAISLGAWGYAGQAGPGELNIPAIKGIGDSLIYLVDRWRGKNGAKEGDIGNIGFYDVDFEPLPGIDSQQALNPSGFGLTYIDHLTHNVHRGRMAEWSEFYERLFNFREIRYFDIEGQATGVKSKAMTSPCGKIRIPINEEGNEKAGQIQEYLDKYHGEGIQHIALGSSNLYDTVDSLQMAGVKLLNTSETYYELLPRRIPNLAENIHALQQRNILVDGKPGELLLQIFSENQLGPIFFEFIQRKGNEGFGEGNFKALFETMELDQMRRGVLATQQT; via the coding sequence ATGGACGCCGCACCGGCTGCGCGCACTTTCGCCGCCTGGGACAACCCGATGGGCACCGACGGATTCGAGTTCATCGAGTACGCCGCGCCCGACCCGAAGGCCATGGGCGCGCTGTTCGAGCGGATGGGATTCCGGCCGATCGCGCGGCACCGCCACAAGGACGTGGTGCTCTACCGGCAGGGCGGCATCAACTTCATCGTGAACGCGGAGCCCGATTCGTTCGCGCAGCGCTTCGCGCGCCTGCATGGCCCGAGCATCTGCGCGATCGCGTTCCGCGTGCGCGATGCGAAGGCGGCGTACGAGCGCGCGATCTCGCTCGGCGCATGGGGCTATGCGGGCCAGGCCGGGCCGGGCGAGTTGAACATCCCCGCAATCAAGGGCATCGGCGACAGCCTGATCTACCTGGTGGACCGCTGGCGCGGCAAGAACGGCGCGAAGGAAGGCGACATCGGCAACATCGGCTTCTACGACGTGGACTTCGAACCGCTGCCGGGGATCGATTCGCAGCAGGCGCTCAACCCGAGCGGCTTCGGGCTGACGTACATCGACCACCTCACGCACAACGTGCACCGCGGGCGAATGGCGGAGTGGTCGGAGTTCTACGAGCGCCTGTTCAACTTCCGCGAGATCCGCTACTTCGACATCGAGGGCCAGGCCACCGGCGTGAAGAGCAAGGCGATGACCAGTCCCTGCGGAAAGATCCGCATCCCGATCAACGAGGAAGGCAACGAGAAGGCGGGCCAGATCCAGGAGTACCTGGACAAGTACCACGGCGAGGGCATCCAGCACATCGCGCTGGGATCCTCCAACCTGTACGACACGGTCGACTCGCTGCAGATGGCCGGCGTGAAGCTGCTGAACACCAGCGAGACCTACTACGAGCTGCTGCCGCGAAGAATTCCGAACCTGGCGGAGAACATCCACGCACTGCAGCAGCGCAACATCCTCGTGGACGGCAAGCCCGGCGAACTGCTGCTGCAGATCTTCAGCGAGAACCAGCTCGGGCCCATCTTCTTCGAGTTCATCCAGCGCAAGGGCAACGAGGGCTTCGGCGAAGGCAACTTCAAGGCGCTGTTCGAGACGATGGAGCTGGACCAGATGCGCCGCGGCGTGCTCGCGACGCAGCAGACCTGA
- a CDS encoding Lrp/AsnC family transcriptional regulator, producing the protein MNDSSALDKLDKAILRSLQQNGRETYDVIGEQVGLSPSAVLRRVKRLEDAGVIDRYVALVRPEAIGLGLTAYINVRLEKHTETHKRNPMDVFRASVQGWPEVVECAALTGDMDFLLRVVVQDMAHYSRFIMDTLLKHPSVQDCKTSFVLDSVKATTAMPV; encoded by the coding sequence ATGAACGACTCTTCCGCACTCGACAAGCTCGACAAAGCCATCCTGCGCTCGCTGCAGCAGAACGGCCGCGAAACCTACGACGTGATCGGCGAGCAGGTCGGCCTTTCGCCCAGCGCGGTGCTGCGCCGGGTCAAGCGGCTGGAGGACGCCGGCGTGATCGACCGCTACGTCGCCCTGGTGCGCCCCGAGGCGATCGGGCTGGGGCTCACGGCCTACATCAACGTGCGCCTGGAAAAGCACACCGAGACGCACAAGCGCAACCCGATGGACGTGTTCCGCGCCAGCGTGCAGGGCTGGCCCGAGGTGGTCGAGTGCGCGGCGCTCACCGGCGACATGGACTTCCTGCTGCGCGTCGTGGTGCAGGACATGGCGCACTACAGCCGCTTCATCATGGACACGCTGCTCAAGCACCCCAGCGTGCAGGACTGCAAGACGAGCTTCGTGCTCGACAGCGTGAAGGCCACCACTGCGATGCCGGTGTAG